In Tubulanus polymorphus chromosome 2, tnTubPoly1.2, whole genome shotgun sequence, a single window of DNA contains:
- the LOC141898547 gene encoding alpha-1,3/1,6-mannosyltransferase ALG2-like, producing the protein MANSTKKIVFLHPDLGIGGAERAVIDAALALKSRGHSVQFITAHHDPGHCFEETRDGTLKVTSAGDWLPRSIFGKCYALCAYLRMIYAALYLVLFSGLDFDVIYCDQISACIPVLKLSTAKILFYCHFPDMLLTQRKSRLKQLYRFPIDWMEEKTTGMADLVLVNSLFTAGVFKETFTSLTHIRPGVLYPIPNFSTLDQAIPAPTSDLIPEDKRIIFLSINRYERKKNIALAVRALAQVKSLNGTLDGIHLVIAGGYDERVRENKEYHLELEKLAAELDLNSHISFVRSFSDIQKRTLLHHSTCLLYTPDKEHFGIVPIESMYMKCPVIAVNSGGPKETVVDELTGYLCESKPDSFADAMLKIIINQSIAKDMGDAARKHVLDKFSFEAFTEHINAIISELGEPSLNKKKD; encoded by the exons ATGGCTAACTCAACGAAAAAGATAGTTTTTCTGCATCCAGATCTTGGAATTGGCGGGGCTGAGAGAGCTGTCATAGATGCAGCCCTGGCTTTGAAATCCCGTGGACATTCTGTACAATTCATCACTGCTCATCATGACCCTGGTCATTGTTTTGAAGAGACCAGAGATGGTACTTTGAAAGTTACATCAGCCGGTGACTGGCTGCCAAGAAGCATTTTTGGAAAGTGCTATGCACTATGCGCTTATCTAAGAATGATATACGCAGCACTTTACTTAGTTCTTTTCAGCGGACTCGATTTTGACGTTATTTACTGTGACCAGATTTCTGCTTGTATCCCGGTACTAAAACTATCGACAGCAAAGATATTGTTTTATTGTCATTTCCCCGATATGCTGCTTACCCAGAGAAAAAGCCGTCTGAAGCAATTATATAGATTCCCTATTGATTGGATGGAAGAGAAAACTACTGGAATGGCTGACCTGGTTCTTGTGAATAGCTTGTTTACAG CTGGAGTattcaaggaaacatttacTAGTTTGACGCACATTCGACCCGGAGTTTTATACCCGATACCAAATTTCTCTACTCTCGACCAAGCCATACCTGCTCCGACTAGTGATCTGATACCTGAAGATAAACGCATCATTTTCCTTTCGATCAACAGAtatgaaagaaagaaaaatatcgCTCTAGCCGTCCGAGCACTGG CTCAAGTAAAGAGTTTAAATGGAACTTTGGATGGTATTCATCTGGTTATAGCCGGGGGCTATGACGAACGGGTTCGAGAAAATAAGGAGTATCACCTCGAACTGGAAAAACTCGCAGCCGAACTAGATTTAAATTCTCATATATCATTCGTTCGGTCATTCAGCGATATCCAAAAAAGGACGCTTCTGCATCACAGTACTTGCTTGTTATACACGCCTGATAAAGAACATTTCGGAATAGTTCCTATCGAATCCATGTATATGAAATGTCCGGTAATCGCAGTAAACAGCGGTGGACCTAAAGAAACTGTTGTAGACGAATTAACCGGATACCTTTGCGAATCAAAACCAGATAGCTTCGCCGATGCAATGCTTAAaatcataattaatcaatcCATAGCTAAAGACATGGGAGATGCAGCCCGGAAACATGTGCTCGATAAATTTTCATTCGAGGCTTTTACCGAGCACATTAACGCAATCATCAGTGAACTGGGTGAGCCCTCCTTGAATAAGAAGAAAGACTAG
- the LOC141899570 gene encoding N-acetylglucosamine-6-sulfatase-like, protein MYSNLLTIFLIYVVLVREYSICIKPPNVVFILTDDQDVVMDGMEPMVKVKKYLMNEGVTFKNMFVSSPLCCPSRSAILTGRYIHNIPVFNNSIKGNCNGESWRQEAEKSAFITHLKNQGYRTMFAGKYLNQYGKKKGGGVKHVPPGWDSWIGLVGNSAYYNYVLSVNGTAEKHGSIYSSDYLTDLISKKAQDFLDYQTHDGAPFFMMLSTPACHAPFTSAPQYSHRFNTSKSPRQPNFNIHAKDKHWLIRTAKNPMSQTSIEYLDDTFRNRWKTLLSVDDLVESVVKTLEAKKLLDNTYIFFSSDNGFHLGQYSLPTDKRQLYEFDIRVPLIVRGPGIKPNTEIQDPVMSIDLAPTFLDLGFFPPPSYMDGKSFLPLLVNNRQTNLPPQHRDMLIEYFGEHKIKIKGCPWLNNRGVAICFPDCVCEDAWNNTYSCLRFINLTENYVFCEFLNEPNFYEYYNMKFDPYQLQNSVNTLDPRTKTDYLMRLQKLKHCKGESCRAA, encoded by the exons atgtacaGCAATTTACTGACTATTTTCCTGATATACGTTGTCCTGGTGCGTGAATATAGCATCTGTATTAAACCTCCAAATGTAGTTTTCATATTGACTGATGATCAGGATGTTGTCATGGATGGGATG GAACCAATGGTTAAAGTGAAGAAGTATCTTATGAATGAAGGTGTGACATTTAAAAACATG TTTGTTAGTTCTCCATTGTGTTGTCCTAGTCGCTCTGCTATTCTAACCGGGCGTTACATACACAATATACCTGTGTTCAATAACTCTATCAAAGGCAATTGTAATGGCGAATCTTGGCGACAAGAGGCGGAAAAGAGTGCATTCATAACCCATCTCAAAAACCAAGGTTATCGGACAATGTTTGCTGGGAAATATCTGAATCAATATGGCAAGAAAAAAGGTGGAGGAGTGAAACATGTCCCACCTGGTTGGGATAGCTGGATAGGATTG GTAGGAAATTCAGCGTACTATAACTATGTTTTGTCAGTAAATGGAACTGCTGAAAAGCATGGAAGCATTTACTCATCTGATTATCTCACTGATCTAATA TCAAAAAAAGCTCAAGATTTCCTTGATTATCAAACTCATGATGGAGCTCCATTCTTCATGATGTTATCAACACCTGCCTGTCATGCACCATTCACATCAGCTCCGCAATATTCCCACCGCTTCAACACTTCTAAATCACCCAGACAACCAAATTTCAACATTCACGCCAAG GATAAACATTGGTTGATTAGAACGGCGAAGAATCCGATGTCGCAGACGTCAATAGAATACTTAGATGATACATTCAGAAACAGATGGAAAACGTTACTGTCTGTTGATGATTTGGTGGAATCCGTTGTCAAAACGCTTGAGGCAAAGAAACTACTCGATAACACATATATATTCTTTTCATCGGATAATGGTTTTCATTTAG GTCAATATTCACTGCCCACTGATAAAAGACAGTTATATGAGTTTGACATACGAGTACCATTGATAGTTCGAGGGCCTGGAATTAAGCCAAATACTGAAATTCAG GATCCAGTTATGAGTATCGATTTAGCACCAACATTCCTTGATCTAGGATTCTTTCCACCTCCTTCTTACATGGATGGCAAATCATTTCTTCCTTTACTCGTCAATAATCGGCAAACGAATCTACCCCCGCAACACAGGGACATgcttattgaatattttggagAGCACAAGATCAAGATCAAAGGATGTCCATGGCTGAATAACCGTGGTGTAGCT ATCTGTTTCCCTGATTGTGTTTGTGAAGACGCTTGGAATAACACATATTCATGTTTACGATTCATCAATTTGACAGAAAACTACGTGTTCTGTGAATTCCTGAATGAACCG aatttctatgAATACTACAATATGAAATTCGATCCTTATCAGCTTCAAAATAGTGTGAATACACTTGATCCAAGGACTAAAACAGATTATTTAATGAGATTACAGAAATTGAAACACTGTAAAGGTGAATCCTGTCGTGCAGCATGA
- the LOC141898546 gene encoding WD repeat-containing protein 70-like → MAEERKAEKKPKTFDFMAMFNEARKTAMERSEKTLAEREDLRDEIPENLNKEQKDRENLAKTNVSKSKWKSMSGSSESDVTSTKPSTSNQSDSDDDDDDDDDDDMIGPPIPASMGISKKNDDDDEMMGPPIPPTNPSAADEEDDDEEDEEEKPVNKIPASHEISLDHGSKTISAMALDPSGARLVTGSIDYDVRFWDFAGMDARFQSFRSVRPCESHAIRALEYSPTGENILVVAGNSQAKIIDRDGFEIMECPKGDQYLTDQARTKGHSAMLNSGCWHPRVKNEFMTCANDGTLRIWNVGGTNHKFCVKCRSAQGRKAVPTACTFSNDGRWVAAACQDGSIQIWDHNKTYVNVAMCNRTAHMNGTETSKLCFSYDGQILASRGGDDTVKLWDIRNFKKPVHVAENLYNRFSMTDVLFSPDDQMVITGLSLKKGETEGKLVFLDRNGLNKLSEMVVSESSVVRCIWHPKLNQMVVGCGDGQVKVYYDPDKSHRGAKLCVVKTKAKSKQVEVMASQNVITPYALPMFRKDRPKSTRKHEEKNRKDPIKSHRPDLPVSGPGVGGRVGAKGATLSQYVVQNLIMKRPDPYENDPRGAILRHAKEASDNPFWISPAYTETQPHTVFHNSDDDDEKEEPTWKKQKVK, encoded by the exons ATGGCTGAAGAACGGAAAG CTGAAAAGAAACCTAAGACGTTCGATTTCATGGCAATGTTCAATGAAGCACGTAAAACTGCTATGGAAAGATCAGAGAAAACGCTAG CCGAGCGGGAAGACCTCAGGGATGAAATCCCCGAAAACTTAAACAAAGAACAGAAAGATAGAGAAAATTTAGCGAAAACAAATGTGTCGAAGTCAAAATGGAAGTCAATGTCAGGCAGCAGCGAAAGTGATGTGACTTCGACAAAGCCATCGACGTCAAATCAGTCAgatagtgatgatgatgatgatgatgatgacgatgatgatatgATTGGTCCTCCGATACCAGCGTCAATGGGAATATCGAAGAAgaatgacgatgatgatgaaatgatgGGTCCACCGATTCCTCCGACGAATCCGTCTGCTGCGGATGAggaggatgatgatgaagaagaTGAAGAGGAG AAACCAGTGAACAAAATACCAGCTAGTCATGAGATTTCACTTGATCACGGATCTAAAACT ATATCTGCAATGGCTTTGGATCCATCGGGTGCTAGATTGGTGACAGGTAGCATTGATTATGACGTGAGGTTTTGGGATTTTGCTGGAATGGATGCTAGATTTCAGTCATTCAGAAGTGTTCGGCCATGTGAAAG TCATGCCATTCGAGCATTGGAATACAGTCCAACTGGTGAAAATATACTGGTAGTTGCGGGCAACTCTCAGGCTAAGATTATTGACCGAGATGGATTTGAAATAATGGAATGTCCAAAAGGTGATCAGTATTTAACTGATCAAGCGAGAACAAAG GGACACTCTGCGATGTTAAACAGTGGCTGTTGGCATCCAAGAGTTAAAAATGAGTTCATGACTTGTGCTAACGATGG AACGTTACGTATTTGGAATGTCGGTGGgactaatcataaattctgCGTTAAGTGTCGATCAGCGCAGGGTCGAAAGGCAGTCCCGACGGCTTGTACGTTCAGTAATGACGGACGATGGGTGGCTGCAGCATGTCAGGACGGATCCATTCAAATTTGGGACCACAACAAAACATAC GTGAATGTAGCAATGTGTAATCGTACTGCGCACATGAATGGTACCGAGACTTCTAAGCTATGTTTCTCATACGACGGTCAAATCTTAGCGTCTAGAGGag GTGATGATACTGTGAAATTATGGGACATCAGAAATTTCAAGAAACCGGTACACGTAGCAGAAAATCTATATAATCGATTTTCGAT GACTGATGTGCTGTTTAGTCCAGATGATCAAATGGTTATTACTGGTCTTTCACTAAAGAAAGGAGAGACAGAGGGAAAACTAGTGTTTTTAGACCGGAATGGTTTGAATAAGCTTTCTGAGATGGTCGTCTCAGAATCG agcGTTGTTCGTTGCATTTGGCATCCTAAACTAAACCAAATGGTTGTCGGTTGCGGTGATGGGCAAGTAAAGGTTTATTACGATCCAGACAAAAGTCACAG GGGAGCTAAACTTTGCGTTGTGAAAACAAAGGCAAAATCCAAACAAGTTGAAGTAATGGCCTCTCAGAATGTTATTACAC CCTATGCATTACCTATGTTTCGAAAAGACAGACCGAAGAGTACTCGAAAACATGAAGAGAAAAATAGGAAAGATCCGATCAAGTCACATCGCCCCGATTTACCAGTTTCTGGACCAG GTGTTGGTGGTAGAGTTGGAGCTAAAGGTGCTACACTTTCTCAGTATGTCGTACAGAACCTCATCATGAAGAGGCCGGATCCGTATGAAAATGATCCTCGTGGCGCCATCTTGAGACATGCTAAAGAGGCTTCAGATAATCCATTTTGGATTTCACCGGCGTACACAGA AACTCAACCACACACAGTGTTCCACAACAGCGATGATGACGACGAAAAGGAGGAACCGACttggaaaaaacaaaaagtcaaataa
- the LOC141898282 gene encoding uncharacterized protein LOC141898282, with protein sequence MYVRICSPKMETSSGMESEDDDLKLIIDDSLDSEDRISDVNSATMDPLDYQLQVEISSKDSMENIGNSSPAIITDGRLTEEDSLAELIEEMSNYKNTITSTAESNACDDFLVAADDRQNECKTTTLLKSPTKRVVDETTDLKSRDELMNSLRIVKCVDTESSPLTQDHQYVTTGCEIVSENDTGVLATKLETIGINDQVVVNLPANDELFTEQNYQLMQRFAGVQPNQYGTADCTSNSLINSVEFDGNRSIPVEQNLENSGDRCRSSSNSVLSVSSASDENNNSVLAQSFDDGNFSKPALVLRRARSVESTMNADDLLLQCLKQSEIVESNKLNGDDAASYDDSLIMESWDLADPDGAEDALFGEPDVSGNLQSYFNWEALMMDAEEETTSSVDSANTVAEIDVNENVKFPASSSNEMFYICIRFMRMNDVDLYLIQRARIYCVCFQQISASLRGTVRVDDLYDLYKSLPNADLPLSYSIFPEEATFLQQRGLAVTNSELLIEAQRVFELLMRLFDVAVNKDITELWTEIKYMSYLQLKSNSQDVLLTKKPDFHTKIKAAANNEQEKRAAKIKIYVNTRVYSLISITRDEEKYVALIELIRILLPGKRVRFTTVDIVVKILSRLQMLNFKMNSQEMGMVRLNGIVHRFNQNSSINLIKIGHLVTVERVFNALFSLKRRSFEMLIDDDQKEVIITKIEEMISADAPIPEFYKICFNDQENCTENTERPNNTGMSDCNGEEANLKAIGNKKKRGRPRKNLNLSTTDRNQRRREVYQERSCIMSSHVQELKNPYVVLHRTDLSSLRTITMKHHSRSSLVRRQVHHQRVCSVTENISDVEKRPENEIETSEIQQVTGTTTVSSQNGQVEHPKPRRLALKRRYRSHKPWSHQVKKQRTLETIVSHKNENSHDGDMSLVQNETESEAVKVPIRRHRKYRKSLKVTTPKSTESKNLNWNLRSSCSKLRNHKCISCNEHERRMLSTSPKEVRKQAVKPMRTGRSEKVARESKYSINSKNNLMTAPKNCTTYNLISGNNPVKEDILIPRLATDTTIEVEANQMDYDDQRTDVNSHETYVDIMGDVLTDQTNKSSRTHRPWRNREYYESCADFDDADSTSESSEIYVANGEPNPIAHRCHVSHSNSHRDRHCNCDCSPGNHPSHTHYQANNIYQCHLSESVRCLSCEKCSYFDGSFRRRPHQCLHNSCRHTTECARSYNMCAQLC encoded by the exons ATGTACG tgAGAATTTGTTCACCGAAAATGGAAACCAGCAGCGGTATGGAAAGCGAAGACGACGATTTAAAACTGATCATCGATGATTCATTGGACAGCGAGGATAGAATAAGCGATGTAAATTCTGCTACCATGGACCCTTTGGATTATCAGTTACAGGTGGAAATTTCATCAAAGGATTCAATGGAAAATATTGGGAATAGTTCTCCGGCGATTATAACAGACGGTAGGCTCACCGAAGAAGACTCCTTGGCAGAATTGATTGAAGAGATGAGTAACTATAAGAACACGATTACTTCTACCGCTGAGAGCAACGCTTGCGATGATTTCCTCGTTGCTGCCGATGATCGTCAAAATGAATGCAAAACTACGACCCTTTTGAAATCTCCGACAAAGCGTGTGGTTGATGAAACGACAGACTTAAAATCACGCGATGAACTCATGAATTCGTTGAGGATCGTGAAATGCGTCGATACGGAATCGTCGCCATTAACGCAAGACCACCAATACGTTACTACTGGTTGTGAGATTGTATCTGAAAATGACACCGGAGTATTAGCTACAAAACTGGAAACCATCGGAATAAATGATCAGGTTGTTGTCAATcttcccgctaacgatgaatTGTTTACCGAGCAGAATTATCAACTTATGCAACGATTCGCGGGAGTACAGCCGAATCAGTACGGAACCGCTGACTGTACTTCAAATAGTCTGATAAACAGCGTCGAGTTCGATGGAAATCGGTCTATTCCTGTCGAACAAAATCTCGAGAATTCGGGAGATCGTTGTCGCAGTAGTAGTAATTCTGTTTTATCGGTTTCGAGCGCGtctgatgaaaataataatagcgTCCTCGCCCAATCGTTCGACGACGGCAATTTCAGTAAACCGGCGCTCGTGTTGCGCCGCGCTCGATCCGTCGAATCGACAATGAACGCCGATGATTTATTATTGCAGTGTTTAAAACAGAGCGAAATCGTCGAATCAAACAAGTTGAACGGTGACGACGCGGCAAGTTACGATGACAGTTTGATTATGGAAAGTTGGGATTTAGCGGATCCCGACGGCGCCGAAGATGCGCTTTTTGGCGAGCCGGACGTCAGCGGGAATCTTCAGAGTTATTTCAACTGGGAAGCGTTGATGATGGACGCCGAAGAGGAAACGACGTCATCCGTAGACAGCGCAAATACTGTTGCCGAAATTGATGTAAATGAAAACGTGAAATTTCCTGCTTCGTCGAgcaatgaaatgttttatatttgtattcgaTTCATGCGTATGAACGacgttgatttatatttgattcaacGCGCGAGAATTTACTGCGTGTGCTTTCAACAGATTTCGGCCAGTCTGCGCGGTACCGTCCGCGTCGACGATTTGTACGATCTATACAAAAGTCTACCTAACGCGGACCTTCCGTTGTCGTATTCGATTTTCCCGGAAGAGGCGACGTTCCTTCAGCAGCGTGGATTAGCGGTAACAAACTCGGAATTGTTGATCGAAGCTCAACGCGTTTTCGAACTGCTGATGCGCTTGTTCGATGTCGCGGTAAACAAGGATATCACGGAGCTATGGACGGAAATAAAGTATATGTCGTATTTGCAGCTCAAATCGAATTCGCAGGATGTTCTGTTGACTAAGAAACCGGATTTTCATACGAAAATTAAAGCAGCCGCAAATAACGAACAAGAAAAACGCGCCGCGAAGATAAAGATATACGTTAACACTcgagtgtattctttaatctCGATCACGAGAGATGAAGAGAAATACGTAGCTTTAATAGAATTGATACGCATTCTTTTACCGGGTAAGAGGGTGAGGTTCACTACGGTGGATATCGTCGTGAAAATATTGTCTCGCTTGCAAATgcttaatttcaaaatgaattctcAAGAAATGGGGATGGTCCGATTGAACGGAATCGTGCACAGATTTAACCAGAATTCTTCGATAAACCTCATCAAAATTGGTCATTTGGTTACTGTTGAACGTGTTTTCAACGCCCTATTTTCACTGAAAAGAAGAAGTTTCGAAATGCTGATTGATGACGATCAGAAAGAAGTAATTATTACGAAGATAGAGGAAATGATTTCAGCAGACGCACCGATACCCGAATTctacaaaatttgtttcaatgATCAAGAAAATTGTACCGAAAATACTGAACGTCCAAATAATACCGGTATGTCTGATTGCAATGGCGAAGAAGCTAATCTGAAAGCAATTGGTAACAAGAAGAAAAGAGGTAGGCCGAGAAAAAATCTCAATTTGAGTACTACGGATAGAAATCAGCGAAGACGGGAAGTGTACCAAGAACGAAGCTGCATTATGTCGAGTCATGTACAAGAACTGAAGAATCCTTACGTAGTTCTCCATCGAACTGATTTATCAAGTTTGAGAACAATCACTATGAAACATCACTCTAGATCGTCACTAGTAAGACGTCAAGTGCATCATCAGAGAGTCTGTTCTGTGACGGAGAATATTTCTGATGTAGAGAAAAGACCGGAAAATGAGATAGAAACTAGTGAAATACAACAAGTTACTGGAACAACGACTGTTTCTTCGCAAAATGGACAAGTCGAACATCCCAAACCTCGGCGCTTGGCTTTGAAGAGAAGATATAGATCTCACAAACCTTGGTCCCATCAAGTGAAGAAACAAAGAACTTTAGAAACAATAGTATcccataaaaatgaaaattctcaTGATGGTGATATGTCTTTAgttcaaaatgaaactgaATCTGAAGCCGTTAAAGTTCCAATTCGCCGTCATCGGAAATATCGGAAATCGTTAAAGGTCACCACTCCTAAATCTACTGAGAGCAAAAACTTGAACTGGAATCTAAGAAGTTCGTGTTCGAAACTTAGAAATCATAAATGCATATCCTGTAACGAACATGAAAGGCGTATGCTATCGACTTCTCCAAAGGAAGTTAGGAAACAAGCAGTGAAACCAATGAGAACTGGCCGGTCTGAAAAAGTGGCACGTGAAAGTAAATATAGTATAAATAGCAAAAATAATCTAATGACGGCCCCAAAG AACTGCACAACTTACAACTTGATATCCGGCAACAATCCGGTGAAGGAAGATATTTTGATTCCTCGTCTTGCCACTGACACAACAATTGAAGTTGAAG CCAATCAGATGGACTACGATGACCAACGAACAGACGTGAATTCGCACGAAACGTACGTTGATATAATGGGTGATGTCCTGACCGATCAAACGAACAAATCCTCGCGAACTCACCGACCCTGGCGTAATCGAGAATATTATGAGAGTTGCGCAGACTTCGATGATGCCGATTCAACTAGTGAAAGTTCAGAAATATACGTCGCAAATGGTGAACCGAATCCCATCGCTCACAGATGTCATGTGAGCCATTCTAACTCCCATCGTGATAGACATTGCAATTGTGATTGTTCCCCGGGAAATCATCCAAGTCATACGCACTATCAGGCTAATAATATCTACCAGTGTCATCTGTCTGAATCGGTTCGCTGTTTATCTTGCGAGAAATGTTCGTACTTTGACGGAAGTTTTCGTCGAAGGCCCCATCAGTGCTTGCATAATTCGTGTAGACACACGACCGAATGTGCAAGATCATATAATATGTGCGCCCAATTATGTTAA